Part of the Pseudomonas baltica genome is shown below.
AAATCGGTGGCCCAGTGGCTGGCCATGGGCGTGAACTTGCCGGCGGGCAGTGCCATCCCCCCAGGCTCGGACCAATTGCAGGCCGCGCTGCTGTTGCCAGCGGGTTATCGCGGGCCGGCCTTTCTGGTGCTGGATAACTTCCGCGCCATCCTCAAGTACAACAACTCGTCGGCTTATGCCCTAGGCGTGAGCCTGCTGTCACAGCGCTTTGGTGGTGGTGGTTACCTGCAAGGGCAGTGGCCGAAGGATGACTTGCCGCTGAGCCGCACCGAGCGTATCGAGCTGCAAACGCTGCTGACCGCCAAGGGCTACGATGCCGGCAACCCCGATGGCATCATTGGCGCCAACACCCGCAAGGCGATCCGCAGCGCACAGGCGGCTCAGAGCTGGCCGGCTGACGGCTATCCCACACACAAGCTGCTGGAAAGCCTGAGGTAAATCTCGGGCTGCGACCCAGGCCGCTTCTCCATGATCATTTGACCACCCGCTATTCAGCCGCCGTTGCCATGCTCGAAGATGGCAACGGCCACTGCCGGTAGAAATCCAGCACCCGGCCCACGCAAGAGGCTCGCTGACGAGCGGGATCCAGCCCTTGCTGTTCCGCCATGCAAGCGTTGTACATTCCCAGGTATGCATTGAAGTCGTTGCGCGCTACATCCGGCTCGACACGTGCCAGATGCTCGATAAACCTGCGTGGCGCTACCTCGAAATGCTGGTAATCCACCGGCGCATTCCAATACCCGCCCAATGGATAAAGCCATTCTCGGCAAAAATATCCAATACCTCTTCCGCCATGCCCCGGCGCTCGGGCTTTTCAGCACGTACGGCCGAGCGATTGACGTAAGCCCGGGCGGAAGCCACTGGGTCGATGGTGGCGGTGGCATCAGCATTGATAGTGAGAAACGGGTTCTGCACGGGATTCAAATCAATCGCAGCCCCATAGGCATGCAGTGACCACGAAGCACCGCCGGTTATCGGCCGGCCGTTGAAAGCGGACGTGTTGTTGGCTGCCATTGACGCTGCGTCGTCACCCTGGAAATGCTCCAGACCTAAAGCCTGCTCCAAGGGGAAACCCCGTGCATCGAGCTTGGCGAAAATGATATCGACGTTTTCTGCGAAAGCATCAAGCACTACCACCGATCCCCGACCCGGGAGCCCCTGGTGTGAAGTGAAAGGAAAGCTGACCAGACGCAGGCGATCACAGCCAACGGGGCCATTGGGGTCAAAGGTATTGGCGTCTTGCATGACTTGGCAGTGGGCTTCGGTAACGGGTCGTACTTCAGCAGATGCGTGGCTGGCGGCAACCAGCAGGGCCGTTGCAATGAAGGAGACCGCGATGCTGTTTTTCGGGTATGTCATTGTTGTCATTCCTTGGCTTGAGTAAGCGCGACCGGTTTACTGGCACGTCGCGCACTACCCACTCTAAGGATTACTCAATTCAGGCAAACCGCCCACGCCTGTGGCGGCACCACACACAGAAATTTCGGGACAACTATCATTGAGCCCGCCAGTCAGCAAACCACATCCTGCTCCAGCCACAAGCGGCACTCGCCACCGTCCAGGCGCACCATGGCGCCCAGAGGCAGGGTCAGGTTGGGGTCACAATGACCGCTGCGCCAGCCAGCGACCACGGGAATTCCCAGCGGCTCGAACATCTGACGCAACAGAGGCGTCATTTCGTCCACGCTGATACCCGCGAAGTCTCCCACCAGCACGCCGGCGATCTTCGCCAGTTTGCCGCTCAGCCTCAGTTGTGTGAGAAAGCGGTCGATCCGGTACAGGGGTTCGTTGACGTCCTCGATGAACAAGATGATCCCGTCCGCTTCCAGCGCCCAAGGCGTGCCCTCCAGCGCCGAGATCATCGCCAGATTACCACCCATCAATCGCCCGCGGCTGATGCCATGGCCAATCGAAACCAACGGCAAGGTGGCGGGATGTGCCAGCTCCGAGCCAGTTTTGAACTGGCCGCGTACCAGCCTGCGCAATGACGTCTCGGTGGGTGGCTTACGATCGGCCAGCACCTCGGACGTCAGCATCGGGCCATGAAACGTGATGAATCCCGCCTCTTTGGCGATCGCCAGGTGCAACGCGGTGATATCGCTGTAGCCCACGAATGGCTTGGCATGTCGACGCAGCAGCGCATAATCGATCTTGTCCAGCAAGCGCGGGCTGCCGTAGCCGCCACGCAGGCACATGATCGCGTCGATCTGATCATCCGCGAAGGCATCGTGCAAGTCATTGAGGCGCACCCGATCGCTGCCGGCCAGGTAGCCGGACTGCTGCAGCACGCCGGGGAAGATTTTCAGACTGTAGCCCCTGGCCGCCATCCAGCGCTCGGCCGTGGCAACATCGAATTCCCTGGGCCCGGCGGGGGCGATAATCGCGA
Proteins encoded:
- a CDS encoding M15 family metallopeptidase, translated to MTYPKNSIAVSFIATALLVAASHASAEVRPVTEAHCQVMQDANTFDPNGPVGCDRLRLVSFPFTSHQGLPGRGSVVVLDAFAENVDIIFAKLDARGFPLEQALGLEHFQGDDAASMAANNTSAFNGRPITGGASWSLHAYGAAIDLNPVQNPFLTINADATATIDPVASARAYVNRSAVRAEKPERRGMAEEVLDIFAENGFIHWAGIGMRRWITSISR
- a CDS encoding LD-carboxypeptidase, translated to MNVNQQIAAQPREQGIAVPRLRPEGRIAIIAPAGPREFDVATAERWMAARGYSLKIFPGVLQQSGYLAGSDRVRLNDLHDAFADDQIDAIMCLRGGYGSPRLLDKIDYALLRRHAKPFVGYSDITALHLAIAKEAGFITFHGPMLTSEVLADRKPPTETSLRRLVRGQFKTGSELAHPATLPLVSIGHGISRGRLMGGNLAMISALEGTPWALEADGIILFIEDVNEPLYRIDRFLTQLRLSGKLAKIAGVLVGDFAGISVDEMTPLLRQMFEPLGIPVVAGWRSGHCDPNLTLPLGAMVRLDGGECRLWLEQDVVC